The sequence CCCTGGCATCTCATGTGATGACTTCTCGTGTCAGCGTAAGTTCTGCTACATGTATAATTACCCATTCAGTTCAAGTACCATCACTAACATAAAATAATACAGAGGCCGTACACTGGGTTGCTAACACCCCCTCCAACCTCCAGGCCTTTGGACTGTGTTCCAGAGGTGCTGTAAACACTTTAAGAGCAGGAAATGGCCAGTTGATCAACACCCAGAACGGCTTCACTGGATCCTGGGGTGGAAATGGTGGTGATGTTGGTCGTTACACTCCCTAAAGCTCTAACCTTGAGCGTATTGGACGTTTTGActaagtaaaagtaaaaggaaaaaggctACTCGCcttgtatataaatatttcagtgtagatattattattaagtactACCTATTTGCCTATAAAACGGTACAGGTCGTGGGGATCGGCGTGGAACTATGACCTTTACTTGCGCTCTCCGACAACTGCACATAGAGATTCACGGCGAATGGGTACCAAATCACAACAAACCCCCTTCATAAAAGCTCTTATCATCCTCATGTATGCGCATGTAAAGAAGTGAATAGTATATCTAGATAAAATATCTAGCATGTCTTGGATTGGTAACTGCTTGCGTCCATTTTTAAGAGCTTGAAATAAACTGATAGCAATTGTGTTGACTCGATCCAGATTGGTCGATTTTGCAGGTCTTTTGTGACGACTCTGAAAAGTCAGGTTTGTAACAGTCGCTGCAACCTCTAAACACGCCCGGTATACCACAATGCCCTTAATAAGCGAAAGGTAAGACGGAGAGATATTTCAAATTTTCAACGCAGCCATCTTGTTCGTCTTTCAAGCTGAGAATAGCTGATCCGGAGCAGGAGTCAGTGTTATAAAAAGCGATCCCAACATGACCAGTCGAACCTCGCTCAGAAAtctgccaagaagaagacgcatGATTCCCAAAGGCATTCATTGAGCCACGAATATATCCACTACTATACAGGCTTTGACAAGCAAGGTTAACCCATTCCTGTGCAGTGTTTGGACACTCCTGCGGTATTGTGCGCCCAATTCCTAAGAACCAATGATTAGAAGAGGCACTTTTAGATAGCCTTTGCAACTTTTCTGGATTGCCTGAGGCGTTCCGGAATGGCTCGGGAAAATGTGAAACATGGACCCATTTTGGAGAATGAGTCCCATTTCAAGTTGTTATAACCCAAGACGTGTTATAAGCGAGATTATAAGAACCTAAGTCATGATCTATAGTTATGTCCAAGTCAAGAGATGGACTCGGAGCGGATTCAATGAGAGCAAAGCCAATGGCAACTTTGCTGCTAGAGGGCTTAGATATAACCCCCAGGGGACCCAAAGACTGGGAGAGCGAAAGAAAATGCCGAAATGGCCGTAAATGCGTTGGATAACATTGTTTCATTACGATTATTAGACTACTAATCAAAGAGTTAAATAGTACAAGAACACGTACCAGGTGAATTCAGCGTTGATGCTAGTTGTtatgtatataatttaaagtggatttactttaatattataatcgAAAACGAAAAGGGTTTATTGACACACTGTCTGAGTTGAGATGATAttagaggaagagaagagatattTATAGGCATTTTCTGATACTTTATACCGATTTTGTTTAGTTTGATGTATATATCTATAACAAGAGATCGGACAAGATTTTATAATCATCGAATTGCTGTGAATACGAGAAATCCAATAAACTAATCTCTCTTAGGGCAAGCATTCatagagaaaaagagcaagactatattaaaaagggcATTAAGCGATAAGGTATTAAAGAAAGCCAGAGAGGTTAATTTACCGGGTTTGGTAGTATTATTTTCCATGTGAGCTAGTTCACTGCagcataaatatagttttaataattataagaaTTATAGGTTTGCATAGAACACTTGCTTAATCTATCTCCCCAAATGGAAAATACTTGCTTACTcgctttagttattaaatcgCAGacatttttacttttaatatactttttatactgAGTTACGTGATATATCCGAGTTAATGTAGGGAGATGCTGACTGTTGTTACGTAACGACCCCGAGTTCGAGATGTAAATACTGTTCTTATTAGATACTCAAGCCGTATAGGATAATCCAACAGGCAGTTACTACTTGCTCGCTGTCATTAAGATTATGGGCGACGTCTAGTAATACAAATACGGAAAAATAGGATGAGAAGGGAGTGAGGAAACAAATGATAAAAGcttgtataataaatagcattGGTAGTAAGAAGTGCTGTTACACTGGATAACCAGTGTCCTCATAATCTTCTTGTACTGACAGACTAAAGATTAAGCTTCTGAGAGAAATCGGCTGTTTGCTTTTTTCCACCAGAAGACGATCTACATCTCACCACACTGGGCGATGGTAACATCCATATTTGGCACATCCTTTCCTCGGTAGCCCGTCTTCGTCGCCTCCATCTTTTTCACAACGTCCATGCCGTCGACAACTTTACCAAAGACGACGTGCTTGCCGTCTAGGAAGGGCGTGGGAACTGTAGTGATGAAGAACTGGGAGCCGTTGGTGTTGGGGCCAGCATTCTGGCTACAGTATCAGCAAATCTTCTACAGCAAATAGCCAAGCACGAATCTGTAAGGGCACAGACTTACCGCCATTGACAGGAGGCCAGGTTGGTCGTGCTTCAGGTTGAAGTTCTCGTCATCGAATGACTTGTAGCCCCAGATACAGGTAGATCCAGATCCATCCCCCTTCAAGAAATCTCCACCTTGGCACATGAAGTTTGGAATCTGAAGGTGATAGTGAGCATTTGAGATTTGCGGCCGGAGGGAGTATAGGAGCTGAGGTACTTACGATTCTGTGGAATTTAGATCCCTTGTATCCCTGGGGACGGCCCCCAGAATCTTTGGATTCGCCCGTACAAAACTGTCGAAAGTTCTCTGCGGTTTTGGGAACGACATCCTTGAAGAGCTCAAATGTGATGCGGCCGAGGGGTTCGCCTAGGTAGAGCAGTCTGTTAGCATCTGCACGCAATTCTCATGACGTTCCAATGCTTCACGCTCAAAtggtcgtcgtcatcagcGATTCGACGTACCTCCCAGCGTAATGTCGAAGAAGACACTGATTAGATCTTGATTAGCCCATCATTCTCAGATTGAAATATTCGTTGGATCTAGAAGCTACGACCCAACGCTCCCGGCATAGCAAAGCTCCATGAGAAATGCAGGCTGATTGTGTGGACGTACAGTGGATTGCCCGACGCCGGCAATTGAGTAGGCGGCATCGCGTATGTTTGATGAAATCGAGAGCTGAGTTATAGTATGTTGATTAATTCTTTAGAAAGTATCCTGAATCTTCTCTTTTAATCGCAGTCTAGGGCTGTATGTGTGATCTTCGTGTCGGGTTGTTGATATGAGCGAAGGAGGGAATCTCATCAATGGTTGACGAAGCGCACTGTGATAAAAACGGCGAACTAACCCCACTAAGCCGTATTGTGCCAATGCTTGCATGCCCAAATCTCGGTCAATAGCGCCGTGTAATTTCACATGGACAGAAAATAAGATAATCATTGGAATATTTACCAGTTAGtatgtattttataatatttatctaaattcccttttttatagcttgctGAGTGATTGAACCCTCATACCAGCCGCAACCTCTTATCCGCACTGTATGGACCCACATGTATACTCTTCTCACAAGAGCTTCTAAATCTCCGGAATAACAGCCTCTTCTGCAGACACTCCAGCCTTCCACCTGAAAGTAGACGCAACGTGCTCGGGAGGAGGTCCAGACTGGCCGGGTTTCCGGTAAAAGTTCTCACGATAAGTGCCGGCGGGAACGGCATAATCGTCCCAGAAGAGTCCgcgcttcttcagctcaggCAGCAAAAGCTCGACAATGTCTTTGAAAGATTGAGGGAAGAGGGTGTAAGCCTGCACGATGACGAGTTagtaagctataaaaaagtctCGCTATTCAATCTTCATGATGCACTGACAAAGTTGAAGCCGTCAATATCGGCCTCGTTGATCCAAGTCTCGAGTCCATCGGCAACCTGTGAAGGCGTGCCTACGAGAGCAGGGCCATTGCCGCCTATGCTAACGTGCTCGGCGATGGTATGCTTGGTCCATTTGGAGGTGCCAGGAGAGAATCTGGCGTAACCTTCAACAGTGGATCTGTTGGAGTCTTAGTATTAGAACTGCACAAACAAGAAGAGGGTGGATGCAAATGGAAGAAGAGTCACTCACTTCACTGCATTGCTTTCAACTTCTCGcagctcttcgtcatcgccgTATTTGCTGAGATCCATGCCGGTCCAGCCACCAAAGAGAGCAAGAGCTCCTTCGTGTGAGGCATACTGCTTATAGTCTGCCAGCTTGGCCTGGGCCTCTTCCTCAGTCTTACCAAGGATAGGGCAAACAAGTGCAAGGACCTTGATGTTACTGGGATCACGGCCAAACTGTGTTTTGGCCAACTCTCTAATCTCTGCGATGCTCTTGGCGCACACCTGCGGGGCGTGGGCAGAAACAAAGATGACTTCGGCATGCTGAGCAGCGAACACCTTACCAGCCCGAGAAGTGCCAGCCTGGATCAACAGGGGTGTTCTCTGGGGGCTAGGCGAACAGATGTGAGGGCCGGGGACTGTGAAAAACTTGCCGTTGTGATTGATCTTACGAACGCGGTCAGGGTGAGTATAAACAcctgtttctttattaagctcAATAGCATCATCTCTCCATGACGACTCAAAGAGCTTATACATCACTTTGATGTATTCCTCAGCTTGAGCGTATCGGTCATCGTGCTATGACTGAGTCAGCATATATCGATACTGCAGCCTTGCATTAGCTATTGCGACATCACTGACCTGGGGTTGCTGGGCTAGGCCCATGTTCTTAGCTGCAGAGTCCAGGTAGCTGGTAACGATCTACGATTAACGTTAGCATGCCCCTTGTCGGCCGCATTGCGTCAAGTCAGATCTCTCGAACTTACGTTCCATCCAATTCTGTCAGGGCTGTCAGTTGCATATCTAATGACTGACATCACTTTGGAAGAGATGCTTACCGTCCATTGCTGAGGTGATCAAGGGTGGAAAGTCTTCGAGCCAAGTGGTAGGGCTGTTCATAAGTCGTCGAGACAGTAACGCCAAAACCAATGCTCTTCGTCACTGCGGCCATGGCAGAGATTATAGCAAGGGGCTCATGTACAGGCCATTGGGCACCCGAGATGATAGCCGGATCTAGCGAACCTGAGTAGACATCATAACCACCTACATAACGGCACTAGGTTagaatatctataatatacttCCGATCACCCTGCATGAGATTGGCCTCGATTCATCTGGTAAACCTTACCCAACACATCGGCAATGAAGATTCCGTGGAACTTGGCCTCTTCTAGAAGTTTGGCCAACTCTGTCCAATGGTCTATCTGATTGAAGCGCGAGGACTGGTCGTCAGGATGGCGCCAGAGCCCGGGAGACTGGTGACCACTGCCTGCAGCCCACCAATTGCGGCAGTCAGTGCTCTGCAATATTAGCAAGGGGTATGGTATTATTGAACGCACACATTTCTACAAAGGCATTGAGCAccaagctcttcttttttccggTTTGTGAACTCATGGCTGCAAAATGGTGTATACCCTCAACAAGATGATGTGCTTGATTGTTCCTGGCTGCT comes from Trichoderma asperellum chromosome 3, complete sequence and encodes:
- the CYP3 gene encoding Peptidyl-prolyl cis-trans isomerase H, with amino-acid sequence MPPTQLPASGNPLVFFDITLGGEPLGRITFELFKDVVPKTAENFRQFCTGESKDSGGRPQGYKGSKFHRIIPNFMCQGGDFLKGDGSGSTCIWGYKSFDDENFNLKHDQPGLLSMANAGPNTNGSQFFITTVPTPFLDGKHVVFGKVVDGMDVVKKMEATKTGYRGKDVPNMDVTIAQCGEM